A single window of Streptomyces aquilus DNA harbors:
- a CDS encoding SDR family oxidoreductase — protein MKVVVIGGTGLIGSKVVSKLNEHGHEAVAASPNTGVNTVTGEGLADVLKGASVVVDVSNSPSFDDDAVMEFFRASTTNLLAAEAAAGVTHHVALSVVGTDRLQQSGYFQAKQVQEDMIRDSGVPFSIVHATQFFEFAKTLADSATSGDTVSVAPIKIQPIFSGDVAAAVGRTAVGTPVNGIVEVAGPDTFTLEDFIRQGLAAHNDPRTVVTDPKGLYWGAALKESDLLPGPDAQLGETHFADWSSKQ, from the coding sequence ATGAAAGTCGTAGTGATCGGCGGAACCGGACTCATCGGTTCCAAGGTCGTCTCCAAGCTCAACGAACACGGTCACGAGGCGGTGGCAGCCTCCCCGAACACCGGAGTCAACACGGTCACCGGCGAAGGCCTGGCCGACGTCCTGAAGGGCGCCTCCGTCGTCGTCGACGTCTCCAACTCCCCCTCCTTCGACGACGACGCGGTGATGGAGTTCTTCCGCGCCTCCACCACCAACCTGCTCGCCGCCGAGGCCGCCGCCGGCGTCACGCACCACGTGGCTCTGTCCGTCGTGGGCACCGACCGCCTCCAGCAGTCCGGCTACTTCCAGGCCAAGCAGGTACAGGAGGACATGATCCGGGACTCCGGAGTGCCGTTCTCGATCGTCCACGCCACGCAGTTCTTCGAGTTCGCCAAAACCCTCGCGGACTCGGCGACCAGCGGTGACACGGTGTCCGTCGCCCCCATCAAGATCCAGCCCATCTTCTCGGGCGACGTGGCCGCGGCCGTCGGCCGCACGGCGGTCGGCACTCCGGTCAACGGAATCGTCGAGGTCGCCGGCCCCGACACCTTCACCCTGGAGGACTTCATCCGCCAGGGCCTCGCGGCCCACAACGACCCCCGCACGGTCGTGACGGACCCGAAGGGTCTCTACTGGGGCGCCGCCCTCAAGGAGTCCGACCTGCTGCCCGGCCCCGACGCACAGCTCGGCGAGACGCACTTCGCCGACTGGAGCAGCAAGCAGTAA
- a CDS encoding TetR/AcrR family transcriptional regulator: MLAAAAGCRARTSGNTQATAAPGCGAVGARPRRGAARRRGTQSPTHPAAARRLLSREGLGVPMTAIAREAGVGNTTLFRRFGMREQLIDAAFTDRVETHHSLVAACSDDPDTWQGFADYVRGLSALRAADPTFVEVLTMTFPGGVVETRRAEAARGALRTISRAREAGYLRQNFDDRDLTLILPANSGTLRASGATAPKASHRLVAQLLRAYATADAPVEPVPEAPQRTELYHTMIGVIRSRTA; this comes from the coding sequence GTGCTCGCGGCCGCAGCCGGATGCCGCGCACGGACCTCAGGGAACACCCAGGCCACAGCAGCGCCCGGCTGCGGCGCCGTCGGGGCAAGGCCCCGCCGGGGCGCTGCGCGCCGACGCGGAACGCAATCGCCAACGCATCCTGCGGCGGCTCGCCGGCTTCTGTCCCGTGAGGGGCTCGGCGTCCCGATGACCGCCATCGCACGCGAGGCCGGCGTCGGCAACACCACGCTGTTCCGCCGGTTCGGCATGAGGGAGCAGCTCATCGACGCCGCTTTCACGGACCGTGTGGAGACCCACCACAGCCTGGTGGCGGCCTGCTCCGACGATCCGGACACGTGGCAGGGCTTCGCCGACTACGTCCGCGGTCTGTCCGCCCTGCGGGCCGCGGATCCGACCTTCGTGGAGGTCCTGACCATGACCTTTCCCGGTGGCGTCGTCGAGACTCGACGCGCCGAAGCGGCCCGCGGTGCGCTCAGGACCATCTCCCGGGCCAGGGAGGCCGGTTATCTGCGCCAGAACTTCGACGACCGCGACCTCACGCTGATACTGCCGGCCAACTCGGGGACCCTGCGCGCGAGCGGCGCCACGGCCCCCAAGGCCTCACACCGCCTGGTGGCGCAACTGCTGCGTGCCTACGCCACCGCCGACGCTCCGGTCGAACCGGTGCCGGAGGCTCCGCAGCGCACGGAGCTCTATCACACCATGATCGGGGTCATCCGGTCCCGGACCGCCTGA
- a CDS encoding FAD-binding protein, whose protein sequence is MSSPGHQLTTSVLVVGRRGGAGRDPLGGRDGVAGRHIDGVERRGGRPLHTGSTSTAQLTGPDLHQALQVRGRQLAIRVLPHVYVTRLLVDDGTVFGAYGFGLVDGSRYLVHANAVILATGGHTRIWRHTSSHRHENTGASLRLAAEAGARLRDPDLVQFHPFGLVWLDLSHLPGDTVLARLPQLHRALLELQTLDITGDPVEVVPIAHVSLSGIRVKAEDHSTDVDGLFAVGEAVGGPHRREDPPVELLAHGRIAGRAAVEYSATLTGPRHSPAATRAAEADVLRLVAADSDCNARALQRTLRRLAASRTWRTPTTSDPPCSPPGRPSSALGSGSGPGATITGRTASAPRPRCRTPWCGPRRTVCAAHRCGPPRPGSPSRGATRPTMPDPPS, encoded by the coding sequence GTGTCTTCTCCAGGACACCAGCTCACCACGTCCGTCCTCGTGGTGGGAAGGCGCGGAGGCGCTGGGCGCGATCCGCTCGGCGGCCGGGACGGCGTCGCGGGCCGGCACATCGACGGAGTCGAGCGCCGCGGCGGGCGCCCCTTACACACCGGCAGCACGTCCACCGCACAGCTCACCGGCCCGGACCTGCACCAGGCCCTTCAGGTGCGCGGACGGCAACTCGCGATCCGCGTCCTGCCGCACGTGTACGTCACCCGGCTGCTGGTCGACGACGGAACGGTGTTCGGCGCCTACGGATTCGGCCTCGTCGACGGCTCGCGCTACCTCGTGCACGCCAACGCGGTGATCCTCGCCACCGGCGGGCACACCCGCATCTGGCGGCACACGTCCTCGCACCGCCACGAGAACACCGGCGCCTCCCTCCGGCTCGCCGCCGAGGCCGGTGCCCGGTTACGCGACCCCGACCTGGTGCAGTTCCATCCGTTCGGGCTCGTCTGGCTGGACCTGTCCCACCTGCCTGGTGACACGGTCCTGGCGCGGCTGCCGCAACTGCACAGGGCGCTGCTGGAACTGCAGACGCTCGACATCACGGGCGACCCCGTCGAGGTCGTCCCGATCGCCCACGTCTCCCTGAGCGGCATCCGGGTCAAGGCCGAGGACCACAGCACCGACGTGGACGGGCTCTTCGCGGTCGGGGAAGCGGTCGGCGGCCCGCACAGGCGAGAGGACCCTCCCGTAGAACTCCTCGCCCACGGGCGAATCGCCGGGCGCGCCGCGGTGGAATACTCCGCCACACTCACCGGTCCACGCCACTCACCGGCCGCGACTCGCGCCGCGGAAGCCGACGTGCTCCGCCTGGTGGCCGCCGACAGCGACTGCAACGCCCGCGCTCTGCAGCGCACGCTGCGGCGCCTGGCGGCTTCTCGGACCTGGCGCACGCCTACGACCTCAGATCCGCCGTGCTCGCCGCCCGGGCGACCCTCCAGTGCGCTCGGGAGCGGCTCGGGTCCCGGGGCTACCATCACCGGTCGGACCGCCTCGGCGCCGCGCCCGCGCTGCCGGACGCCATGGTGTGGTCCGCGACGAACGGTGTGCGCCGCACACCGTTGTGGCCCGCCCCGACCGGGATCACCGAGCCGTGGCGCGACGCGTCCGACGATGCCGGACCCGCCGTCTTAG
- a CDS encoding FtsX-like permease family protein: MLLFAASVPTVRNHRDQRIHQRIDVNLSDRAITRSDHTVLVRDIDTVFRGEKIRGRMVQPEGPAAPLPPGVLRYPRPGEMVVSPALHKLLNAPGNGLLRERLAHPIAGEIGDAGLLAPGEHVFYLVANHMAPDAGPTRRLDHFGKTYPRKPLPPELLLLCIAGIVVLLVPVGAFIAAAVRFGGERRDRRLAALRLVGANRGMTATIAAGEVALSTLAGTALGVVLFMTGRQFAGTVELQGLGVFPQDLTPQPLLAALVVVAVLSLSLGITQLSMHKVAVEPLGVVRKSGSTSRRLWWRIALPLLGLILLRLSVRSPADLHGTSGVVLLLIGMLSLLVGVTAVLPWAVERLTRLLGGFGPLPWQLAVRGLQLNGEATSRSVNGIAVAVAGAVALQTLLTGLAHNPVDSTARGAYGPSASTRVAVARLDDGGTRGAAYAPVLATTPGVQRAVEFRELSMSPLNGGFPQTVLIADCAHLRLLAQLPSCSDGDAFLTAPPGTDTRHDLTTWAAGMKLRMDMYGPRWTVPHIAATVRATPAYPAAVSSERTLLATPEAAGHTAIAHAVSTVGLTYATGFEDVEDHIRTAAARLDPAFSVEFPGKSQGNPALDGVRRALLAGVTAVLVLIAASMLLGALEQVRERARVLSVLVAFGTPRRTLATSVFLQSVLPVGLGLLVAESIGTALGSSLLDLVGIPAPRNWSTLLAIAGIGATVSLGVTLLTLPALWRSTRPQGLRHE, encoded by the coding sequence ATGCTGCTGTTCGCCGCATCGGTGCCGACCGTCAGAAACCACCGGGACCAGCGGATCCATCAGCGCATCGATGTCAACCTCAGCGACCGCGCCATCACACGCTCGGATCACACTGTTCTTGTCAGGGACATCGACACCGTGTTCCGCGGCGAGAAGATCCGAGGGCGCATGGTGCAGCCGGAGGGGCCCGCGGCACCGCTGCCGCCCGGAGTCCTGCGCTACCCGCGCCCCGGAGAGATGGTGGTGTCTCCCGCACTGCACAAACTGCTGAACGCACCTGGAAACGGACTGCTGCGCGAGCGCCTCGCCCATCCCATCGCGGGTGAGATCGGCGATGCAGGTCTGCTCGCCCCGGGCGAGCACGTCTTCTATCTGGTCGCGAACCACATGGCCCCCGATGCGGGCCCAACGCGACGGCTCGACCACTTCGGCAAGACCTACCCGAGGAAGCCCCTTCCCCCCGAACTCCTCCTCCTCTGCATCGCCGGAATCGTCGTACTGCTCGTGCCCGTGGGTGCCTTCATCGCCGCGGCCGTACGGTTCGGCGGTGAGCGACGGGACCGGCGGCTGGCCGCCCTGCGCTTGGTCGGCGCGAACCGCGGGATGACCGCCACCATCGCCGCAGGCGAGGTCGCGCTCAGCACACTGGCAGGTACAGCTCTGGGTGTGGTCCTTTTTATGACGGGGCGTCAGTTCGCGGGAACGGTGGAGCTACAGGGGCTCGGTGTCTTCCCCCAAGATCTCACGCCTCAGCCCCTGCTGGCGGCGCTCGTGGTCGTCGCCGTACTCTCGCTCTCCCTCGGCATCACTCAACTGTCGATGCACAAGGTGGCCGTAGAGCCCCTGGGAGTCGTCCGGAAGTCCGGCAGCACCTCGCGCCGCCTGTGGTGGCGTATCGCACTTCCTCTGCTCGGACTGATTCTGCTGCGCCTCTCCGTGCGCAGCCCTGCGGACCTGCACGGCACCTCCGGGGTCGTCCTGCTGCTCATCGGCATGCTCTCGCTGCTCGTCGGAGTCACCGCGGTGCTGCCCTGGGCCGTGGAACGCCTCACCCGGTTGCTCGGCGGCTTCGGCCCGCTGCCTTGGCAACTAGCCGTGCGCGGCTTGCAGTTGAACGGCGAGGCCACCAGCCGCTCGGTCAACGGGATCGCGGTGGCGGTGGCAGGAGCCGTGGCGCTCCAGACCCTCCTCACCGGACTGGCCCACAACCCGGTGGACAGCACCGCCCGGGGGGCATACGGCCCCTCCGCCTCCACACGCGTCGCTGTCGCCCGCCTGGACGACGGCGGGACGCGAGGGGCGGCCTACGCCCCCGTGCTCGCCACGACTCCTGGCGTGCAACGGGCCGTTGAGTTCAGGGAGTTGTCGATGAGCCCCCTGAACGGTGGTTTTCCTCAGACCGTCCTCATCGCCGACTGCGCTCATTTGCGCCTGCTGGCACAGTTGCCTTCCTGTTCCGACGGGGACGCGTTTCTCACCGCTCCTCCGGGCACGGACACCAGGCACGACCTGACCACATGGGCGGCCGGCATGAAACTGCGCATGGACATGTACGGTCCCCGCTGGACTGTCCCGCACATCGCCGCAACCGTCCGTGCGACCCCCGCCTATCCGGCGGCGGTTTCCTCTGAACGGACCCTGCTGGCCACCCCCGAGGCGGCCGGGCACACCGCCATCGCACACGCCGTCAGCACGGTCGGCCTCACCTATGCGACCGGGTTCGAAGACGTGGAGGATCACATCCGCACCGCAGCAGCACGGCTGGACCCGGCCTTCAGCGTCGAATTTCCTGGAAAGTCGCAGGGCAACCCTGCCCTCGACGGCGTCAGGCGGGCTTTGCTGGCGGGGGTGACCGCCGTACTGGTACTGATCGCGGCGAGCATGCTGCTCGGTGCGCTCGAACAGGTTCGCGAGCGCGCACGAGTGCTGTCCGTACTCGTCGCGTTCGGCACGCCCCGTCGTACGCTCGCCACATCCGTCTTCTTGCAGTCCGTACTGCCCGTCGGACTTGGTTTGCTCGTGGCGGAGTCGATCGGGACGGCCCTCGGCAGCTCGCTGCTCGATCTCGTCGGAATACCTGCGCCACGCAACTGGAGCACCCTGCTGGCCATCGCCGGCATCGGGGCGACTGTCTCGCTGGGTGTCACCCTGTTGACCCTGCCGGCGTTGTGGCGTTCGACGCGACCGCAGGGACTGCGTCACGAGTGA
- a CDS encoding GNAT family N-acetyltransferase, whose amino-acid sequence MASVFANFRQYLMGWGTHSPAGNTVDQFRSGLATPQFNGVVRVGSVSADEADVTAVREEFASVPWWWWVGPDSPEDTADVLRRHGGRELAALPVMVLPLDEPAAPGTVPDTARTGLRVEPVRDGQRLAELVRTYRASMGVEPGLEAEMVRIESRREDNADIVRLAAVLEGRVVGTTVVITAHGVAGIFLVHVSEAHRRRGVGAALTTAALQVGRERGMRRAALVASPAGEPLYRRFGFTTTSEYRLFAFPA is encoded by the coding sequence ATGGCATCGGTGTTCGCCAACTTCCGTCAGTACCTCATGGGATGGGGTACGCACAGCCCTGCGGGCAACACCGTCGACCAGTTCCGCAGCGGGCTTGCCACCCCGCAGTTCAACGGCGTCGTACGCGTAGGGTCGGTGTCTGCGGACGAGGCGGACGTGACGGCCGTCCGCGAGGAGTTCGCGAGCGTTCCCTGGTGGTGGTGGGTGGGACCCGACAGCCCCGAGGACACCGCCGACGTCCTGCGGCGCCACGGTGGACGAGAGCTCGCGGCCCTGCCCGTGATGGTGCTCCCGCTCGACGAACCGGCGGCCCCGGGCACGGTCCCCGACACCGCTCGCACCGGTTTGCGGGTGGAGCCGGTCCGGGACGGTCAACGGCTCGCCGAGTTGGTCCGGACTTACCGGGCGTCGATGGGGGTCGAGCCCGGTCTGGAGGCCGAGATGGTGCGCATCGAGTCGCGGCGCGAGGACAACGCCGACATCGTCCGACTGGCCGCCGTGCTGGAGGGCCGAGTGGTCGGGACGACCGTGGTGATCACCGCCCACGGGGTGGCCGGGATCTTCCTAGTCCACGTGAGCGAAGCACATCGCCGACGGGGCGTCGGTGCGGCCCTGACGACCGCCGCGCTCCAGGTGGGACGGGAGCGCGGGATGCGCCGCGCCGCGCTGGTCGCCAGCCCCGCGGGCGAACCGCTGTACCGGCGTTTCGGCTTCACGACAACATCCGAGTACCGGCTGTTCGCCTTCCCCGCCTGA
- a CDS encoding helix-turn-helix transcriptional regulator: MIASPLPDLVGRQRECAALDDLLAGLRDGGSRALVVRGEAGIGKSVLLEYVATQASRVQVTWARGVEADMELPYASLHQVCAPFLDGVEELPQPQRDALRVAFGTAVGDPPDRFLVGLAVLTLLTRASETRPVLVLVDDAQWLDQVSLQTLEFVARRLLAEPVAMAFAVRDPEGQSALAGLPALQLSGLDAAAAGELLESAVGGRLEERVRDRFVAETHGNPLALLEFSRGRSAAELAYGVDASSAPVVQGPVASRVERDFAGRLGALPAATRTLLLIAAAEPVGDVRLLIRAAASLGITPDAAPAKAAGLIEFGEPVRFRHPLVRSAVYHGAEPEERRAVHRALAEATDPLRDPDRRAWHAAQAADGPDEEVAAGLEQAADRARQRGGIAAEAVLLERAVEVTPDPWPRGRRALAAAEAHFSAAAPERATELAAVADLYPLSVLDRARLARLRARILFARSRSDEAAPLLLNAAAQFTAAGSPLARETYLEAISATIFAGRVHGPTGARAAAIAARASGAPSSGSKAADALLDGVAALLADGPETAVPGLREALDLLEHEELRTREATVRWLLLAPVALESFIHWAWDLHAWDTLSTRAVRLARDIGALGTLPPALIYAGGVHIHYGDFAEADRMIDEADAIATATGHAPHKYATLVLAAWRGEADVAAGIIEEARERAVQRGEVSLLGAMGYIQGVLFNGLARYEEAMEAARTGIEHDGFNFTGLSLIEHVEAATRCGELDQARASLARLTELTRAADSGWARGASARSEALLADGEAADRLYRTAIEEFGRGGVVVEVARTHLLYGEWLRRAQRRAQAREHLRTAHDMFDAMPAHAFAERARRELIATGEQVTARETTPANALTPQESQVAALAADGMTNARIGAELFISPHTVEWHLRKVYVKLGISSRRALPDVLDSARAR, from the coding sequence ATGATCGCCAGCCCGCTTCCCGATCTGGTCGGCCGGCAGCGTGAGTGCGCGGCGCTCGACGACCTGCTGGCCGGCCTGCGGGACGGCGGTTCCCGTGCCCTGGTAGTCCGAGGCGAGGCGGGCATCGGCAAGTCGGTGTTGCTGGAGTACGTGGCCACGCAGGCGTCCCGGGTGCAGGTGACCTGGGCACGCGGAGTCGAGGCCGACATGGAACTGCCCTACGCGAGCCTTCACCAGGTGTGCGCGCCGTTCCTGGACGGTGTCGAGGAACTGCCGCAACCCCAACGTGACGCGCTGCGCGTGGCGTTCGGGACGGCGGTCGGCGATCCGCCCGACCGCTTCCTGGTCGGCCTCGCCGTGCTGACCCTGCTCACCCGCGCCTCGGAGACCCGTCCGGTGCTGGTGTTGGTCGACGACGCCCAGTGGCTGGACCAAGTGTCGTTGCAGACACTTGAGTTCGTCGCCCGGCGACTGCTCGCGGAGCCGGTCGCCATGGCGTTCGCGGTCCGTGACCCCGAGGGGCAGTCCGCGCTCGCGGGCCTGCCCGCGCTGCAACTCAGTGGCCTTGACGCCGCCGCGGCCGGAGAGCTCCTGGAGAGCGCTGTGGGGGGACGGCTGGAGGAGCGGGTCCGGGACCGGTTCGTGGCCGAGACGCACGGCAACCCGCTGGCGCTGCTGGAGTTCTCCCGCGGCCGCAGCGCCGCCGAACTGGCCTACGGCGTCGATGCGTCGAGTGCCCCGGTCGTCCAGGGACCGGTGGCCAGCCGTGTCGAGCGGGACTTCGCCGGGCGGCTCGGTGCGCTGCCGGCCGCGACCCGCACCCTGCTGCTGATCGCCGCGGCGGAACCGGTAGGCGACGTGCGCCTGTTGATCCGCGCGGCCGCATCCCTCGGCATCACTCCGGACGCCGCACCGGCCAAGGCGGCCGGCCTGATCGAGTTCGGCGAGCCCGTACGGTTCCGGCACCCGCTGGTGCGTTCGGCGGTCTACCACGGAGCCGAGCCGGAGGAACGGCGTGCGGTGCACCGGGCCCTGGCCGAGGCCACGGACCCCCTCCGGGACCCTGACCGGCGCGCCTGGCACGCCGCGCAGGCGGCCGACGGGCCGGACGAGGAGGTCGCCGCAGGACTGGAACAGGCCGCCGACCGCGCCCGGCAGCGCGGCGGCATCGCGGCCGAGGCGGTGCTGCTGGAACGCGCGGTGGAGGTGACGCCCGACCCCTGGCCGCGAGGGCGCCGGGCCCTTGCGGCGGCCGAGGCGCACTTCTCGGCCGCCGCGCCCGAACGGGCCACGGAACTGGCGGCGGTGGCCGACCTGTATCCCCTCAGCGTCCTGGACCGGGCCCGCCTGGCCCGGCTGCGGGCCAGAATCCTGTTCGCCCGCAGCCGCAGCGACGAGGCGGCACCACTCCTTCTGAACGCGGCCGCACAGTTCACCGCGGCGGGATCTCCCCTGGCGCGGGAGACGTACCTGGAGGCGATCAGCGCCACCATCTTCGCCGGCCGGGTCCACGGTCCGACCGGCGCGCGCGCCGCGGCGATCGCGGCTCGCGCGTCCGGGGCGCCTTCTTCGGGCTCCAAGGCCGCCGACGCTCTCCTGGACGGTGTTGCGGCCCTGCTCGCGGACGGCCCCGAGACGGCCGTCCCGGGCCTGCGTGAGGCACTCGACCTGCTCGAGCACGAAGAGCTGCGCACGCGGGAGGCGACCGTACGGTGGCTGCTGCTGGCCCCGGTCGCGCTCGAGTCGTTCATCCACTGGGCCTGGGACCTGCACGCCTGGGACACACTCTCGACTCGCGCGGTGCGCCTGGCCCGCGACATCGGAGCACTCGGCACCCTGCCGCCGGCTCTGATCTACGCGGGCGGGGTGCACATCCACTACGGCGACTTCGCCGAGGCCGACCGGATGATCGACGAGGCCGACGCGATCGCCACCGCGACCGGCCACGCCCCGCACAAGTACGCCACGCTCGTCCTGGCCGCGTGGCGGGGTGAGGCGGACGTCGCCGCTGGCATCATCGAAGAGGCCAGAGAGCGCGCCGTGCAGCGGGGCGAGGTGTCCCTGCTCGGTGCCATGGGCTACATCCAGGGGGTGCTCTTCAACGGACTGGCCCGCTACGAAGAGGCGATGGAGGCCGCCCGCACCGGTATCGAACACGACGGGTTCAACTTCACCGGTCTGTCCTTGATCGAACATGTGGAGGCCGCGACGCGGTGCGGTGAACTCGACCAGGCCCGCGCCTCGTTGGCCCGCCTGACCGAACTCACCCGCGCCGCCGACTCCGGATGGGCGCGAGGCGCGAGCGCTCGCAGTGAGGCCCTGCTGGCCGACGGCGAGGCGGCCGACCGCCTGTACCGCACGGCGATCGAGGAGTTCGGCCGCGGCGGCGTCGTCGTGGAGGTGGCACGTACCCACCTGCTCTACGGCGAGTGGCTGCGGCGCGCACAGCGCCGCGCGCAGGCCCGCGAGCATCTGCGCACGGCCCACGACATGTTCGACGCGATGCCGGCGCACGCGTTCGCCGAACGGGCCCGCCGTGAGCTGATCGCCACCGGCGAGCAGGTGACCGCGCGGGAGACCACACCGGCGAACGCTCTCACCCCCCAGGAGTCTCAGGTCGCAGCTCTCGCCGCCGACGGCATGACGAACGCGCGCATCGGCGCGGAGCTGTTCATCAGCCCCCATACCGTGGAATGGCACCTGCGGAAGGTCTACGTGAAACTCGGCATCAGTTCCCGCCGAGCCCTGCCGGACGTCCTCGACAGCGCACGGGCACGGTGA
- a CDS encoding SDR family NAD(P)-dependent oxidoreductase yields MAKMFYDADADPSAQSRKHVAIVTGAGSGIGRAIALTFAEAGVHVLGVGRREEPLKEIAAANGNIEVLAIDVCQDGAPAEIVSTAVQKWGRLDYLINNAGATAVMPLAETDKEVVLRLLELNVVAPSLLAHAALPHLRETSGTIINLSSTYGHRPMAGGAHYAATKAAIEQMTRSWALELAGEGIRVNSVAPGPTQTDVMLHAGLSPEAANDVYAYERERIPTHHIARTEEVAHWVLRLAEPAGRHATGQVITVDGGLELI; encoded by the coding sequence ATGGCCAAGATGTTTTACGACGCTGACGCCGACCCGTCCGCGCAGAGCCGCAAGCACGTTGCGATCGTCACCGGGGCGGGCTCGGGCATCGGACGTGCCATTGCCCTCACGTTCGCGGAAGCCGGGGTACATGTGCTCGGAGTGGGCCGCCGTGAAGAGCCGTTGAAGGAGATAGCAGCCGCCAACGGGAACATCGAGGTTTTGGCGATCGATGTCTGCCAGGATGGGGCACCCGCTGAGATCGTCAGCACCGCTGTCCAAAAGTGGGGTCGCCTCGACTACTTGATCAACAACGCTGGAGCGACAGCGGTCATGCCCCTGGCCGAGACCGACAAAGAGGTCGTTCTCCGCCTTCTCGAACTCAATGTCGTGGCGCCCAGCCTGCTTGCCCACGCCGCCCTGCCCCACCTGCGGGAGACTTCCGGCACGATCATCAACCTGTCCAGTACGTACGGGCATCGTCCGATGGCCGGTGGTGCGCACTACGCGGCCACGAAGGCGGCCATCGAGCAGATGACACGCAGCTGGGCGCTGGAACTCGCCGGCGAAGGCATCCGGGTCAACTCGGTCGCTCCGGGCCCGACCCAGACGGATGTCATGTTGCACGCCGGTCTCAGCCCTGAAGCAGCCAACGACGTATACGCCTACGAGCGTGAGCGCATTCCGACGCACCACATCGCCAGGACGGAAGAGGTGGCCCACTGGGTCCTGCGGCTGGCCGAGCCCGCCGGACGCCATGCGACCGGCCAGGTGATCACGGTCGACGGCGGGCTTGAACTGATCTGA
- a CDS encoding NAD(P)/FAD-dependent oxidoreductase, with amino-acid sequence MREILIVGGGYAGFCTAWGLEKRLRPGEARVTVVDPRPYMTYQPFLPEVVAGSVEARHAAVSLRRHLRRTRLVAGSVTEIRHSARTVTVRPESGPSLDLHYDVLVVTAGAVTRTFPIPGLSDQAYGLKHVEEAVAIRDRLLTSFDRAAGLPRGPERSKLLTVTVVGGGFSGVEGFGELLALATALLKQYPEIGADEPAFHLVEARDRILPEVTDRPGAWVVRSLEKRGARVHLNTQLVSAEDGRVRLSDGTEYDSGLLVWTAGNAANPIVHNHSDLPVDERGLLTVRADLRVTTDTEVVPDVWAAGDDASVPDLAAGRPGAHTVPNAQHAVRQGKRLAKNILASLRGRPAKDYVHRSLGVVATLGLGRGIFQYRGLVIKGFPAWLMHRGYHVLAIPSWERKTRVFAVWATALLYGRDIVSLASVQHPREAFVSRGEPRRGEEPAQPGDRLTA; translated from the coding sequence GTGCGTGAGATCTTGATCGTGGGCGGCGGGTACGCGGGCTTCTGCACCGCGTGGGGTCTGGAGAAGAGGCTGCGGCCGGGCGAGGCGCGCGTCACCGTTGTCGACCCCCGCCCGTACATGACGTACCAGCCCTTCCTGCCCGAGGTCGTGGCCGGTTCGGTGGAGGCCCGTCACGCGGCGGTCTCGCTCCGCCGTCACTTGCGCCGCACACGTCTGGTGGCGGGCTCGGTGACGGAGATCCGGCACAGCGCGCGCACGGTCACGGTCCGTCCGGAGTCCGGGCCGTCCCTCGACCTGCACTACGACGTCCTGGTGGTGACGGCGGGGGCGGTCACCCGGACCTTCCCGATCCCGGGCCTGAGCGATCAGGCGTACGGACTCAAGCATGTCGAGGAGGCGGTGGCGATCCGCGACCGCCTCCTCACCTCCTTCGACCGTGCGGCCGGTCTGCCGCGCGGGCCCGAACGCAGCAAACTGCTCACCGTCACCGTCGTCGGTGGCGGATTCTCCGGAGTGGAGGGATTTGGTGAACTGCTGGCCCTGGCAACCGCGTTGCTCAAGCAGTACCCGGAGATCGGCGCGGACGAACCGGCCTTCCACCTGGTCGAGGCACGGGACCGCATCCTGCCCGAGGTCACGGACCGGCCGGGCGCCTGGGTGGTGCGTTCACTGGAGAAACGGGGGGCGCGGGTGCACCTGAACACCCAGCTGGTGTCCGCCGAGGACGGCCGGGTGCGGCTGTCGGACGGCACCGAGTACGACTCGGGCCTGCTGGTGTGGACGGCCGGCAACGCCGCCAACCCGATCGTGCACAACCACAGTGACCTGCCCGTCGACGAGCGGGGCCTGCTCACCGTACGGGCGGACCTGCGCGTCACCACGGACACCGAGGTGGTGCCCGACGTCTGGGCGGCGGGAGACGACGCCTCGGTGCCCGATCTCGCGGCCGGGAGGCCGGGCGCGCACACCGTGCCCAACGCCCAGCACGCCGTCCGCCAGGGCAAACGGCTGGCGAAGAACATCCTGGCGTCGCTGCGCGGCCGTCCGGCCAAGGACTACGTGCACCGCAGTCTCGGTGTGGTGGCCACACTCGGGCTCGGCCGCGGCATCTTCCAGTACCGGGGCCTGGTCATCAAGGGGTTCCCGGCCTGGCTGATGCACCGTGGCTACCACGTTCTGGCCATACCGAGCTGGGAACGCAAAACGCGTGTGTTCGCGGTATGGGCCACGGCCCTTCTCTACGGCCGCGACATCGTGTCGCTGGCGTCGGTGCAGCACCCGCGGGAGGCATTCGTCTCGCGCGGCGAACCGCGCCGGGGAGAGGAGCCCGCACAGCCCGGAGACCGGCTCACGGCGTGA